The DNA region CAAACATATTCATGTCATCACACAAATCCATCATAAGacagtataaaataaaataagctTTACAAGGCTGTTCATGTTGCTTTTTCTTACCCGATCTACTTTGTCAGGAGTTGTCCAAGGCTCGAATGGGTTCATTGCAAAGAAACTTGCAACAAGACTGAAACCAGAGACAAAGGTAAGACATTTTTATCACAGTATCTGAAAGGATCGCATTTAAACAAACCAACCAAGCTTCCTTGCCACCTCAACTAAACAACAGCTTGGCACACACCTCTTTATCAGACAGCCTATACAGTACATTTTCTTCTGAGACTAATTGAGGTTACTATGCAGAACCAGCAGTAGGTGCATACTCACTGATAGAGAGGGCGTGGGAGTGGGTAGGGCACAAAGGGCCTGTGTGCCACAGCATATACATACTCCACCAGATCATGAAGGAGATAACGGTTAGGTCTGTGTGATGGAAAAACAAAAGAAATCTAACAAGATGGCTGGCAAACAGGTTGGTTGCTACTGACCTTTTAAAAATAATGTACTGCATGTGTGAGAATGAAATTGCCATTGCACAATCTATTTTATTTTAGATTCAAGAAAAGTCCCATACCCTGGATGAGCACAAGATACAAACCAATGGCACACAAAGAGCAACTCATTAATGAGATGAACAATCGTTTATGACTTATACTAGGTTTACCTTATATTCATTAATAATTAACAGTTTCTAGTCAACGGATTGAATGTTACTTCATTCCCTGAACTGATTAATGCAATTGACACATCCCTAACAAAACAGACAAAAGTCATGCCCATATCAAAGTCCTTACCCAACTAGTGCATATGTCTTGCCATTAGCATCAGGGTCTTTGATGGCGTTGATGATAGCCTTTGCCACATCCACCACCTGAGAAGAGCAGAAGCAGAGTGAGTCTGTTGAGTACACAGGGCTGACATAATGAggacatacacactcacatgaACAGGCTGCTTCACGGTCTTCTTTCCCATGGAGATGAGAGGCACGGCACTCCCAAACCAACGCATGTCTGTGCAATGGGGGGGACAAATTCAAAACAATGACTGAGAACTCATCCTGTTTTAAACGATAATAGCATTGCATGAAGACCAATTGGAGCTGTTAGATCACCTTAAACAAATCTTTATTTTGGCCACACTGCAAATTCAAGTGTTCAACCATGCAACAAACAGCTCCCTCCACAGTTGTCAGTCTTATACAGTCAACAAAGGCTGTGTAATTATGCTAACATGATCCCACAAATATTGACACTGTCTGCTTAGCATTCTGACAAGTCACAAATAAAAGATCATTTCACTTTTGAACAGTTTATACACTGAAATTAACTCTATGCTCTGCTAACTCACTGGCAAAATGGTTGAAGAATCTGTCTTCCCTTCCAAACATCTCAGCGGGCTTCATGATGATGGCATCAGGGAATTCTTCTCTCACAGCCATCTCACCTACTGCCTGCAAGGTAACATCACACATGACTTCATCATGACATATTAAACCAAATGTCAAGCTTTACAGATTTTCACCCATCTGAATATTCATAATTGTTACGCATATCAGGCAATTAAATCCTAAAATGAAATATGTTCAAATGACACAGAGTTCAACCATGCCCTGCATTGGCCAGTACCTTGTTCCTAAGGTATTTGGAGGGGCTGCGGATGTCAGCGTTGAGGTGAGATACGTGGATCAGCTTTGTGATGCCTGCTTCCCTGGTGGCCTTGGCGATCTGCTGAGGGATGCTCACATAGGTGTCCTCAAATGGATAGTTCCTTTATACACAGAAAGAGGAAGAACAGAACACTGAGTACAGCCAAGTACATCAAACATTTTCCAGAAATCTGTAAAATAAGTGTAGCACTGTTGAGGTCCTTTGCTTCACTAAGGAGTAAGTCAAGCCTCACTGGTGTAGTTAAAAGTAGGGAGATTCATATATTGATGGAGTGATGGAGCAACTATTTATGTGAATTTTAACCACCAGTGGGTTCTTTTTTAGGAACAATGTATTTCTCTAAAATAATGTTCTGTGTTTAGTCAGTTGGGCCATACTTCGTCTCCCACTCTCGTCCCACCAAGTTGATAACCACATTGGAGTGCACCAACGCCTCTCTGATAGAATCCTTGTTCCTGGCATCCCACTCCTGAAATAAAGTAAGATGAAGGGGAACATATGAGGcatgagaaaaaaaacacttaGCTAACAGATGACGAGATGAAGGGATTTCAAAATGAAATGGTTTGAGACGTCACACCTGATAAATAGCATTTCTCTCACCATAAAGATGATCTGGCCGAGATCCCCCATGGGCCTGAGGTACATGAGGTCATACTGGTCACACCGGTGAGGAATCACAATCTGAGAACCCATACGACCTGCAAAACCACTAGACAGGTCAACAAACACATAACTGCTCCATAGGAAACCCTTGTATGCAGTCACTACATTGTATCCAAAAAGGATTAGCACATTACCAAACAAATGAAGGCATCCCTCACAATCACAGAAACATACGACATAAGTAAAGGAAGACCAAGGAGCTGCTATGTCATTTGAAAGGTTATCATGTGAAGCCTTTGGGACAGATGATGGTGAAACTTACCCAGGCGGTTGACAACATATCTGCCCAGGAAGCCAGTGGCTCCGAAGACTGTGGCTGCTACCCCACTGGAGGAGGAGCGCCCCCCTTTCCCTCTGGGGATGACAGCATGGTGGACCTTCCTCTGCTGTACTGTCAAAGGGATGGCTGACAGCACCACAGGGGAGCAGGAACCTGCAGGGGGAGCAGTGCAGAGGACGCTGTAGTCAAATTGCCCAAATCAGAAATTGTcaaccaaccaaaaacataggCCTAGTTAGCGATGTTGCATGGGATCACAAACAgatcttaatttaaaaaaatgtgtcatatccaattggtagttagtcttgtcccatcgctgcaactcctttaaggactcggaagaggcgaaggtcaagagacATGCGttctctgaaacacgaccctgccttcttgacacactgctcgcttaacccggaagccagccgcaccaatgtgtcagaggaaacaccgtccagctggcgaccgaagtcaacTTGCCCGCCATAAGGAGTCTCTtgagcgcgatgagacaaggaaatcccggccgcccaaaccctcccctaacctggacgatgctgggctgtcacacagcctgggattgaaccaggatttgtagcctcaagcactgcgatgtagtgccttagactgctgcgcttCTCAGGAGGCCACAAACAGATATTTTAACTACTTTTGGGACACAACATCAGGAGTCTGTATTTGTTGGACTCCCTGAGTTGTGAATCCTTCTGGTGGGTGgcgacagaaaacaaccctaccagaaTATAGCCGGctacacccccccccaaaaaatcatgtCAACAAAGTCATATGTATAATCTCTAGGAACTCTATTTACCAGATTTAAAGTGAAATGTGACCCTCGCTATCCAATAAAAGTCTGAATCCAACTTTTGTACAAAATGCACCATATTCCTGCTATGTAGACAGTGGTAGATTTTGTGGTAGGAAGTCTTGCGTGAAATGCGTGGTTTAATGGCAGCCCGCTGTCTAACTCAACAGGAATATGATACACAGCTCAGGGAGCCCAACCAATAGACAGACTcccgattttatttatttattttattttacctttatttaaccaggtaggcaagttgagaacaagttctcatttacaattgcgacctggccaagatgaagcaaagcagttcgacagatacaacaacacagagttacacatggagtaaaaacaaacatacagtcaataataaagtataaaccagtctatatacaatgtgagcaaatgaggtgagaagggaggtaaaggcaacgaTGTTGTGTCCCAAAGCTACTTTTTACTAACCTTAGTATTGGTCACTGGGATACAACGAAGGTCCACTAAATAGGTACCACAGTAAACAACAGACATAACCTGGCATGCATATTGACAACCACGGTCTGTCTAGACGaactagctaggtaacgttagctagttggctaactAAATGGGGAAATTGGGAGATAACTAGCTAACTGTTTGGCCGTGGTGTTAATCCAGTGAAAGTGACGCAAATAACTTTATCAATTGGTATTGACTGCCAAAATGGATATACAGGACTGTCAGGAGCCTAGCTTTTTACTGGTTTACATATGACATGGTGCTAGAAACCAGATCGCTACCTAGTTAGTCGTATTCGTCGGCaagagttagctagctaaccggCTCCTGTTAGTTacctagctaacttagctaggtCATATCACAAACAGGGTCACATATGGTTGCAATGTCGCTTAAAAACAATTATGTTTTCATAATAAACATTATTGTTCCCACTTTCTCTCAACAGTGCAGCTACCAGTGCATTTCTATAATATAAAATGGCATGTTTTGGTGTTACTCACTAGAAAACCTGGGAAGGACACTCGCAGGACGGCTAACGAGCACAGCAGCCGCCATGTTTCTTGCTACGGTATGACAGACCGGTCAAAAGCAAATCAACCGAAAAATTATATTCTGCGTTTTTCGTGGAGTTAATAGATTTCTGCATGTAGGTATGTATCTTGTTTGTACAGGTACCTTGTTTTATGTATGTTTGAACATTGTATAATTAACGTGTTGACAATGTAACTGCCGGTCATTTGCTATAATGTAATCACTGTTTTGAAACGTTACCAGCCAGCCAGGGGCTGAAGATGGAAAATATCATAGTGATCCTATTCAATTACTAGTATTCCAATTCATAATGCTATGGAAATTAGCCTGTCGTCAAATATGGTGTAATattaataaattaaataaaaaagatTGATCATCGGGCATTCTTACTGATGTTATAACATATTTTTGCTCTTGCAGTGCAGTGTTCTTCTGTGTTATTAAGGTGACCAAACCGGTATGATGATGATATAACTTGATCCGGTGGAATCGATACGAGCGTTCCGTAAGCCAGAATGTTCTTGTGATCACGACAAAACTACCTAAATTTGCTAAAATAGAGATATAATTTAATTGTGTTTCATTGAAACGATGGGCCTGGCTGAGCATAGAACACTCCGTTTTCTGCCTAAGTGTGGCGCTGTTTATCGCATTTATCTGGATTATCTTGTGACCGGAACAAAGCGATTTATTTTACT from Oncorhynchus mykiss isolate Arlee chromosome 1, USDA_OmykA_1.1, whole genome shotgun sequence includes:
- the LOC110523440 gene encoding NADH dehydrogenase [ubiquinone] 1 alpha subcomplex subunit 9, mitochondrial, with the translated sequence MAAAVLVSRPASVLPRFSSSCSPVVLSAIPLTVQQRKVHHAVIPRGKGGRSSSSGVAATVFGATGFLGRYVVNRLGRMGSQIVIPHRCDQYDLMYLRPMGDLGQIIFMEWDARNKDSIREALVHSNVVINLVGREWETKNYPFEDTYVSIPQQIAKATREAGITKLIHVSHLNADIRSPSKYLRNKAVGEMAVREEFPDAIIMKPAEMFGREDRFFNHFANMRWFGSAVPLISMGKKTVKQPVHVVDVAKAIINAIKDPDANGKTYALVGPNRYLLHDLVEYVYAVAHRPFVPYPLPRPLYHLVASFFAMNPFEPWTTPDKVDRFHTTDMKYPGLPGLEDLGIVPASVEQKAIEVLRRHRRFRFLEAELADTKPAKTVNY